A genomic window from Cryobacterium sp. SO2 includes:
- a CDS encoding LacI family DNA-binding transcriptional regulator, whose protein sequence is MAATLRDVAALAGVSIKTVSNVVHDFEHIRPSTRTRVRAAIDELGYTPNISARSLRSGRTGVIGLALPELSLSYFAELADAIIQAAERRHLVVLLEQTGGGDRDREIAMLSSQRLQLTDGLIFSPLGMSSADTALLNVDYPLVLLGERVFGGPVDHVTMHNVEAAKAATLHLIGRGRRRIAVIGAHEGEVVGSAVLRLQGYREALAEAGIPFDPALVGNVGLWHRRDGAEAMRALIDTGVSFDAVFGLNDALALGAMRVAQVAGLRVPEDVMFIGFDALDETKYSLPTLSTIDPGRDEIADTAVRLLVQRIEEGVTPPVPEVYLADYTVIDRESTAV, encoded by the coding sequence ATGGCAGCAACACTGCGCGATGTGGCGGCGCTCGCCGGGGTGTCGATCAAGACGGTGTCCAACGTCGTCCACGACTTCGAGCACATCCGACCGTCGACCAGGACCAGGGTGCGCGCGGCCATCGACGAACTCGGTTACACGCCCAATATCTCGGCCAGGAGCCTGCGTTCCGGCCGCACCGGTGTGATCGGGCTGGCCCTGCCCGAACTCAGCCTCAGCTACTTCGCCGAACTGGCCGACGCCATCATCCAGGCGGCCGAACGCCGTCACCTCGTCGTTCTGCTCGAGCAGACCGGCGGCGGTGACCGCGACCGCGAGATCGCCATGCTCTCGAGCCAGCGCCTGCAACTCACCGATGGGCTCATCTTCAGCCCCCTGGGCATGAGCTCGGCGGATACCGCGCTGCTCAATGTGGACTACCCGTTGGTGCTGCTCGGCGAGCGCGTCTTCGGCGGTCCCGTCGACCACGTCACCATGCACAACGTCGAGGCCGCCAAGGCCGCGACCCTGCACCTGATCGGCCGCGGCCGTCGCCGGATCGCCGTCATCGGCGCCCACGAGGGCGAAGTGGTCGGGTCGGCCGTCCTGCGCCTGCAGGGCTACCGCGAGGCCCTCGCCGAGGCCGGCATCCCGTTCGATCCCGCTCTGGTGGGCAACGTGGGTCTCTGGCATCGACGGGATGGCGCCGAGGCGATGCGCGCGCTGATCGACACCGGCGTCAGCTTCGACGCCGTCTTCGGACTCAATGACGCCCTCGCGCTCGGCGCCATGCGGGTGGCCCAGGTGGCCGGGTTGCGCGTGCCGGAAGACGTGATGTTCATCGGCTTCGACGCCCTCGACGAGACCAAGTACTCACTGCCGACCCTGTCGACCATCGATCCCGGCCGCGACGAGATCGCCGACACCGCGGTGCGCCTGCTCGTGCAGCGCATCGAGGAGGGTGTGACCCCGCCTGTACCCGAGGTCTACCTGGCCGACTACACGGTGATCGACCGCGAGTCCACGGCCGTCTAG
- a CDS encoding sugar ABC transporter permease yields the protein MSTEVLRTKPRRSRLHRREHQVALAFIAIPLIGFLLFTLYPLLYSVYASFTSWNGLAAPTFNGIDNYIKMWNDPYFLKAMWNTLFMMIGIPIGLVLSMALALGLNRKMRGTTFFRTVYYIPVISSIAAIAILWQWAYNGDFGLVNQVLDLVGIQGPNWLADKDTVKPALIIMATWKGLGYSMLLYLAALQSVPRYLYEAASLDGAGTWDQFRNITLPMVRPVTFFLVVTSIIGGSQIFIEINIMTPLGGPEFSSASIVWYIWRQAFNNLHMGYASAMSIVLGLIIFVITVIQFRLNRRNQFSID from the coding sequence ATGTCCACAGAAGTTCTTCGCACCAAGCCGCGCCGCTCCAGACTGCACAGGCGTGAGCACCAGGTCGCCCTCGCGTTCATCGCGATCCCCCTGATCGGCTTCCTGCTCTTCACGCTCTACCCGCTGCTCTACTCCGTCTACGCCTCGTTCACGAGCTGGAACGGCCTGGCCGCACCGACGTTCAACGGGATCGACAACTACATCAAGATGTGGAACGACCCGTACTTCCTCAAGGCCATGTGGAACACGTTGTTCATGATGATCGGCATCCCGATCGGGCTCGTGCTCTCGATGGCCCTGGCCCTCGGTCTCAACCGCAAGATGCGCGGCACCACCTTCTTCCGCACGGTGTACTACATTCCCGTGATCTCCTCGATCGCCGCCATCGCCATCCTCTGGCAGTGGGCGTACAACGGCGACTTCGGCCTGGTCAACCAGGTCCTCGACCTGGTCGGCATCCAGGGCCCGAACTGGCTGGCCGACAAGGACACCGTCAAGCCGGCCCTGATCATCATGGCCACCTGGAAGGGCCTCGGCTATTCGATGCTGCTCTACCTGGCCGCCCTGCAATCGGTGCCCCGCTACCTCTACGAGGCCGCCTCGCTCGACGGCGCCGGCACCTGGGACCAGTTCCGCAACATCACCCTGCCGATGGTGCGCCCGGTCACTTTCTTCCTCGTCGTGACGAGCATCATCGGGGGATCGCAGATCTTCATCGAGATCAACATCATGACCCCGCTGGGCGGTCCGGAATTCAGCTCGGCCTCTATCGTCTGGTACATCTGGCGCCAGGCGTTCAACAACCTGCACATGGGGTACGCATCGGCCATGTCGATCGTGCTCGGGCTGATCATCTTCGTGATCACCGTCATCCAATTCCGGCTCAACCGCCGCAACCAGTTCTCGATTGACTGA
- a CDS encoding glycoside hydrolase family 27 protein — MGWNSWDCYGTTVTEAEVLANADFMAAHLLRFGWDTIVVDIAWYDPAARAGGYNDTPGIEMDAWGRQLPAVNRFPSAADGAGFAPLARRVHALGLRFGLHIMRGIPRAAVAASLPVFGCAGVSAADIADPDSACTWNPDNVGLNHDHPGAQAYYDAQVAQFAAWGVDFIKADDMLAPYHTREIEAYALAIERSGRPITLSLSPGTDLSLAHREHLAGHAQFWRVSDDLWDRWEDILDQFGRLARWAPHQTPGAWADADMLPLGRIGIRAERGGDRMSRLTADEQRTMLTLWCLARSPLMFGGDLPSTPPATLALLTNPAVLRMHRDSHNQRELWREGDTVVWSSSAGAAAAGQPTALYVAVFNTGDTARDIRLPLSALGEPAGAVGATDLWDGQSVAAVDDTLTLTTPAHGCRLVLFGSLAD, encoded by the coding sequence ATGGGCTGGAACTCCTGGGATTGTTACGGCACCACGGTGACAGAGGCCGAAGTGCTGGCGAACGCCGACTTCATGGCGGCACACCTGTTGCGCTTCGGCTGGGACACCATCGTGGTCGACATCGCCTGGTACGACCCCGCCGCACGCGCCGGCGGCTATAACGATACGCCGGGTATCGAGATGGATGCCTGGGGTCGCCAGTTGCCCGCGGTCAACCGGTTCCCGTCCGCCGCGGACGGCGCCGGGTTCGCCCCGCTCGCCCGCCGCGTGCACGCCCTGGGCCTCCGTTTCGGGCTGCACATCATGCGCGGAATCCCGCGCGCCGCGGTGGCGGCGTCGCTGCCAGTCTTCGGCTGCGCAGGGGTGAGCGCCGCCGACATCGCCGACCCGGACTCGGCCTGCACCTGGAACCCCGACAACGTGGGCCTGAACCACGACCACCCCGGCGCGCAGGCCTACTACGACGCCCAGGTGGCCCAGTTCGCTGCCTGGGGGGTTGATTTCATCAAGGCCGACGACATGCTCGCGCCGTATCACACCCGCGAAATCGAGGCCTACGCGCTGGCCATCGAGCGCTCCGGCCGGCCGATCACGCTCAGTCTCTCCCCCGGCACCGACCTCTCCCTCGCGCACCGCGAGCACCTGGCCGGGCACGCCCAGTTCTGGCGCGTGTCCGACGACCTCTGGGACCGCTGGGAGGACATCCTCGACCAGTTCGGCCGCCTGGCCCGGTGGGCCCCGCACCAGACGCCGGGAGCCTGGGCCGACGCCGACATGCTGCCGCTGGGCCGCATCGGCATCCGGGCCGAGCGTGGCGGCGACCGGATGAGCCGGCTCACCGCCGACGAGCAGCGCACCATGCTCACCCTGTGGTGTCTGGCCCGGTCGCCGCTGATGTTCGGCGGCGACCTGCCGTCCACCCCACCGGCGACCCTGGCCCTGCTCACCAATCCCGCCGTACTGCGCATGCACCGCGACTCGCACAACCAGCGCGAGTTGTGGCGGGAGGGCGACACCGTGGTGTGGAGTTCGAGCGCCGGGGCGGCCGCTGCCGGGCAGCCCACGGCCCTCTACGTGGCCGTGTTCAACACCGGGGACACCGCCAGGGACATCCGCCTGCCGCTGTCGGCGCTGGGTGAGCCGGCGGGAGCCGTCGGAGCCACCGACCTGTGGGACGGACAGTCCGTGGCGGCGGTCGACGACACCCTCACCCTGACCACCCCGGCGCACGGCTGCCGCTTGGTGCTCTTCGGCAGCCTGGCCGACTGA
- a CDS encoding glycerate kinase produces the protein MTTGARVLIAPDSFKGTADAAAVARALGTGWAAVRPDDDLVLMPMADGGEGTLDAFALAVPGATRMPATVTGPDGRRAPASWLLLPDGTGVVELACTSGITLLETLRPLDAHTEGFGQAVAAALRHGVDRLYLALGGSSSTDGGVGALTALGGRFLDGDGRQVLPGGRGLADIVTADLSGLPPLPARGALILSDVTNPLLGPAGAAAVFGPQKGADAAEIVALDARLGRLAGLLGADPATPGAGAAGGTAFGLLAWGARLAPGAAAVGQALGLPAAVRGASVVITGEGRFDSQSAAGKVPSLLAGLAAEAGVRALLVAGAIEPGALTAHPGWFAAAVSLTDLAGGTAAAMADPLTWLETAGSRLAGDR, from the coding sequence ATGACGACGGGCGCCAGAGTGCTGATCGCCCCCGACTCGTTCAAGGGCACCGCCGATGCCGCCGCCGTGGCCCGGGCGCTCGGCACGGGCTGGGCCGCCGTGCGCCCGGACGACGACCTGGTGCTGATGCCGATGGCCGACGGCGGCGAGGGCACTCTGGACGCCTTCGCCCTGGCGGTGCCCGGCGCCACGCGGATGCCCGCGACCGTGACCGGACCGGATGGCCGACGCGCCCCGGCCTCCTGGCTGCTGCTGCCCGACGGCACCGGCGTGGTCGAACTGGCCTGCACCAGCGGCATCACCCTGCTCGAGACGCTCCGCCCGCTCGACGCGCACACCGAGGGATTCGGCCAGGCCGTTGCCGCCGCCCTGCGGCACGGCGTCGACCGGCTCTACCTCGCCCTCGGCGGTAGCTCGTCGACCGACGGAGGCGTGGGCGCGCTCACCGCGCTCGGCGGCCGGTTCCTCGACGGGGACGGGCGGCAGGTGCTCCCCGGCGGGCGGGGCCTGGCCGACATCGTGACCGCCGACCTGAGCGGCCTGCCGCCGCTGCCGGCCCGCGGCGCGCTGATCCTCAGCGATGTCACCAACCCCCTGCTCGGCCCGGCCGGGGCCGCCGCCGTGTTCGGACCGCAGAAGGGCGCGGATGCGGCGGAGATTGTGGCGCTCGACGCCCGCCTGGGCCGTCTGGCCGGGTTGCTCGGCGCCGACCCGGCCACCCCGGGCGCCGGGGCCGCCGGCGGCACCGCGTTCGGGTTGCTGGCCTGGGGCGCCAGGCTCGCGCCCGGCGCCGCCGCCGTGGGGCAGGCGCTCGGGCTGCCGGCGGCCGTGCGCGGCGCATCCGTCGTGATCACGGGTGAGGGCCGCTTTGACAGCCAGTCCGCGGCCGGCAAGGTGCCGTCCCTTCTGGCCGGCCTGGCAGCAGAAGCCGGCGTGCGCGCCCTGCTCGTGGCCGGTGCGATCGAGCCCGGCGCCCTGACGGCCCACCCCGGCTGGTTCGCCGCCGCCGTGAGCCTCACCGACCTCGCCGGCGGCACCGCGGCGGCCATGGCCGACCCGCTCACCTGGCTCGAGACGGCCGGCTCGCGCTTGGCCGGCGACCGGTAG
- a CDS encoding carbohydrate ABC transporter permease has translation MSTSTSLPGPVQAGAPLLDPQGGIPAGPGAPSGRGRRSNPTPAGAGHPLTRSARYKLGNVLVTLILSLGAIVMLGPLIWTFSTSLKTHDAIFALPPQWIPDPVMWDNYLRVWSAGPLLSGIRNSLIVAGTVTVIGSITSSIAAFAFAKMRMPFKNAAFLMLLAGLMIPFPTIMIPQFMVFANIGWVDTLLPLIVPGLFGNIIMIFFLKQYLENVPDSIIEAAKLDGASYLQIFFRLIFPAIRPAMAAQFILWFMAVWNDYLAPIIYLNTPEKQTLQLVIASFNAQYASQTDYPLIMAASFIALLPVLIVFIVFQRQIIESVALTGGKG, from the coding sequence GTGAGTACGTCAACTTCCCTTCCCGGCCCGGTTCAGGCCGGCGCACCGCTGCTCGACCCGCAGGGCGGCATCCCCGCCGGCCCCGGAGCTCCCTCCGGCCGCGGGCGGCGCTCCAACCCGACGCCCGCCGGCGCAGGTCATCCGCTGACCCGCTCGGCACGGTACAAGCTCGGCAACGTTCTCGTCACGCTGATCCTCTCGCTCGGCGCGATCGTCATGCTCGGCCCGCTGATCTGGACCTTCTCCACCTCGCTGAAGACCCACGACGCGATCTTCGCGCTGCCGCCACAGTGGATCCCCGACCCGGTGATGTGGGACAACTACCTCCGCGTGTGGTCGGCCGGACCGCTGCTCAGCGGCATCCGGAACAGCCTGATCGTGGCCGGCACCGTCACCGTGATCGGCTCGATCACCTCTTCGATCGCCGCGTTCGCCTTCGCGAAAATGCGGATGCCGTTCAAGAACGCCGCCTTCCTGATGCTGCTGGCCGGCCTGATGATCCCGTTCCCGACCATCATGATTCCGCAGTTCATGGTCTTCGCGAACATCGGCTGGGTCGATACCCTGCTGCCGCTGATCGTGCCCGGCCTGTTCGGCAACATCATCATGATCTTCTTCCTCAAGCAGTACCTCGAGAACGTGCCGGACTCGATCATCGAAGCCGCCAAGCTCGACGGCGCCTCCTACCTGCAGATCTTCTTCAGGCTGATCTTCCCGGCCATCCGGCCGGCCATGGCCGCGCAGTTCATCCTCTGGTTCATGGCCGTGTGGAACGACTACCTGGCCCCGATCATCTACCTGAACACGCCGGAGAAGCAGACTTTGCAGCTCGTGATCGCCAGCTTCAACGCTCAGTACGCCAGCCAGACCGACTACCCGCTGATCATGGCGGCCTCGTTCATCGCCCTGCTGCCGGTGCTGATCGTGTTCATCGTCTTCCAGCGTCAGATCATCGAATCCGTCGCCCTCACCGGCGGGAAGGGCTGA
- a CDS encoding sugar ABC transporter substrate-binding protein has protein sequence MKRSRFIAASVAMIATTGLLLSGCSAGAADTGEKQLTFMFRGGEDEKAAYTTAIKAFEKANDVNVKIIVTTADDYSTKLKAAIAGKQIPDVFYIGPGDVQAYVNNGVILDITDYVENSDTLDLDNIWDYGVDSYRFDGSLVGQGAIYALPKDVGPFSFGYNKTMFEAAGIPLPDPDVPLTLQEFVDISKQLTVDLDGDGELDQWGTGLNVQWSLQSFAWSNGAEFLNKDRTKVTVDTPEFAEALQWFADLSNVEHITPSTAQAQTLDTYQRWMSGQIAFFPVGPWDVSTYADLDFDYDLIPYPAGSTGESATWTGTLGIAVGSTTKYPELSEKLVEYLSADATAQQTLVDAGVQIPNLKDTADTWVADSTTQPANKQEFLDIVNGYGRALPANNTYNAEWYDELFTNIQPVLDGTQTAADYLKEAQPKMQAFLDDANAQAGIG, from the coding sequence ATGAAGAGGTCACGTTTTATCGCCGCCTCCGTAGCAATGATCGCTACGACCGGCCTTCTGCTCAGCGGATGCTCGGCAGGAGCAGCAGACACCGGTGAGAAGCAGCTCACATTCATGTTCCGCGGCGGCGAAGACGAGAAGGCCGCGTACACGACGGCCATCAAGGCCTTCGAAAAGGCCAACGACGTCAACGTCAAAATCATCGTCACCACGGCGGATGACTACTCCACCAAGCTCAAGGCCGCCATCGCCGGCAAGCAGATCCCCGATGTGTTCTACATCGGCCCTGGCGACGTGCAGGCCTACGTGAACAACGGTGTCATCCTCGACATCACCGACTACGTCGAAAACTCGGACACCCTCGACCTCGACAACATCTGGGACTACGGCGTCGACAGCTACCGGTTCGACGGCAGCCTGGTCGGCCAGGGCGCCATCTACGCCCTGCCGAAGGACGTCGGCCCGTTCTCGTTCGGCTACAACAAGACCATGTTCGAGGCCGCCGGCATCCCGCTGCCCGACCCGGACGTGCCCCTGACCCTTCAGGAATTCGTCGACATCTCCAAGCAGCTGACCGTGGACCTCGACGGCGACGGCGAGCTCGACCAGTGGGGAACCGGCCTCAACGTGCAGTGGAGCCTGCAGTCGTTCGCCTGGTCGAACGGCGCGGAGTTCCTCAATAAGGACCGCACCAAGGTCACCGTGGACACCCCGGAGTTCGCCGAGGCGCTGCAGTGGTTCGCCGACCTGTCCAACGTGGAACACATCACCCCCTCCACCGCGCAGGCACAGACCCTCGACACCTACCAGCGCTGGATGAGCGGCCAGATCGCGTTCTTCCCGGTGGGCCCGTGGGACGTCTCGACGTACGCCGATCTCGACTTCGACTACGACCTGATCCCCTACCCGGCCGGCTCGACCGGTGAGTCCGCCACCTGGACCGGCACGCTCGGTATCGCGGTCGGCAGCACCACCAAGTACCCGGAGCTGTCCGAGAAGCTCGTCGAGTACCTGTCCGCCGACGCCACCGCCCAGCAGACGCTGGTTGATGCCGGAGTACAGATCCCGAACCTCAAGGACACGGCAGACACCTGGGTGGCCGACTCGACCACCCAGCCCGCCAACAAGCAGGAGTTCCTGGACATCGTGAACGGCTACGGCCGCGCACTGCCCGCCAACAACACCTACAACGCCGAGTGGTACGACGAGCTTTTCACCAACATCCAGCCGGTGCTCGACGGCACGCAGACCGCCGCCGACTACCTCAAGGAGGCGCAGCCCAAGATGCAGGCATTCCTGGACGACGCCAACGCCCAGGCCGGTATCGGCTAA